The proteins below come from a single Thunnus thynnus chromosome 10, fThuThy2.1, whole genome shotgun sequence genomic window:
- the oxr1a gene encoding oxidation resistance protein 1a isoform X6: MFSRRVKDSEKRLTPKYTCVVSLTEYHRRIDALNSEDLRSLCKRLQITTKEEVNSKHGTTSIKTELEPETFKPNLREPSDLLEADQIEKLAKNLPPRTIGYPWTLAFGTSKHGMSIKTLYRAMQGQDTPVLMVIKDSDGQVFGALASEPFKVSDGFYGTGETFLFTFNPEFEVYKWTGDNMFFIKGDMDSLAFGGGSGEFGLWLDGDLYHGRSHSCKTFGNPMLSKKEDFYVQDIEIWAFE, from the exons ATGTTTTCTAGGAGGGTGAAGGACTCAGAGAAACGGCTGACCCCGAAGTATACCTGT GTAGTGTCTCTGACGGAGTACCACCGTCGGATTGATGCTCTAAACAGTGAAGATCTGCGCTCACTCTGCAAACGACTCCAG ATCACCACCAAGGAAGAGGTGAACTCCAAGCATGGCACGACGTCCATCAAGACCGAGCTGGAGCCCGAAACATTCAAACCCAACCTCAGAGAACCCAGCGATCTCCTGGAGGCCGACCAGATAGAGAAG CTTGCCAAGAATCTCCCACCACGGACCATCGGGTACCCATGGACGTTGGCCTTTGGCACATCAAAGCATGGCATGAGCATTAAGACACTGTACAGAGCCATGCAGGGCCAGGATACCCCAGTGCTCATGGTCATTAAGGACAGCGACGGCCAG GTGTTTGGTGCGTTGGCATCTGAGCCTTTTAAAGTCAGCGATGGCTTTTATGGCACCGGAGAGACCTTCCTCTTCACCTTCAATCCAGAGTTTGAG GTGTACAAATGGACAGGTGACAACATGTTCTTCATCAAAGGAGATATGGACTCCTTagcttttggtggaggcag TGGTGAGTTTGGCCTGTGGCTGGACGGAGACCTTTACCACGGCAGGAGTCACTCCTGTAAAACATTTGGGAACCCCATGCTGTCAAAAAAGGAGGATTTCTATGTGCAGGACATAGAGATCTGGGCTTTTGAATAA
- the sqlea gene encoding squalene monooxygenase, translating into MWTFLGIASFTYLYKKSDSVLTFTHKELVMAAALFLTVGLLLSYVRYFHGQKLRVSQVFHLFLSLLSFLPVINHFIPQTSTQRSEKAENNCKKNRRTRKRVDVEASTSESVATSGSSMAQEPDVVIVGAGVLGSAMAAVLARDGRRVTVVERDLKEPDRIVGELLQPGGYRALKELGLEGSVEGLDAHLVNGYVIHDMESGTEVEIPYPQEEESIQCGRAFHHGRFIMGLRRAALAEPNVTVVEGTVTSLEEEDGCVTGVHYKDKETGDVKEIRAALTIVADGCFSKFRKSLVSGKARTSSHFVGCLMKDCPQFKSNHAELVLANPSPVLIYQISSSHTRVLVDIRGEMPRNLLEYMAEKIHPQLPEHLKEPFMVALQNDRLRSMPASFLPPSPVNKPGVLLLGDAYNMRHPLTGGGMSVALNDVRIWRSLLNNIPDLYDDGAMLQAKKKFHWERKSSHSFVVNVLAQALYELFAATDNSLHELRKACFQYFKLGGQCIAGPIGLLSVLTPKPMTLIGHFFAVAVYAIYFNFKSESWSTKPRALFKSGAILYRACTVMFPLIYSEFKYLVY; encoded by the exons ATGTGGACTTTCCTGGGAATAGCAAGCTTTAcatatctgtacaaaaaatCCGACTCAGTCTTGACTTTCACTCACAAAGAGCTGGTGATGGCCGCAGCCTTATTTCTCACAGTCGGGCTGCTGCTCTCATATGTCAGGTATTTTCATGGCCAGAAGCTCAGAGTCTCTCAGgtctttcatttatttctgagCCTCTTGTCTTTTTTACCTGTTATCAACCATTTCATCCCTCAAACGTCAACACAGAGGAGCGAGAAAGCAGAGAACAACTGTAAAAAG AACCGGAGAACCAGGAAGAGGGTGGATGTAGAGGCCTCCACTTCAGAAAGTGTCGCCACCAGTGGCTCCTCCATGGCACAAGAGCCAGATGTGGTGATAGTAGGGGCTGGGGTCCTGGGCTCAGCAATGGCGGCAGTCCTGGCACGGGATGGCAGGAGGGTGACGGTGGTGGAGAGGGACCTGAAGGAGCCTGACAGGATAGTGGGGGAGCTGCTGCAACCTGGAGGCTACAGAGCTCTCAAAGAGCTGGGACTGGAAG GTTCGGTGGAGGGTCTGGATGCCCATCTGGTCAACGGCTATGTGATCCATGACATGGAGAGCGGCACAGAGGTGGAGATCCCTTACCCTCAGGAGGAGGAAAGCATCCAGTGCGGACGGGCTTTCCATCACGGTCGATTCATCATGGGCCTGAGGAGAGCCGCCCTGGCCGAGCCAAA TGTCACAGTTGTAGAAGGCACTGTGACCAGTTTGGAGGAAGAGGACGGCTGTGTAACCGGAGTCCATTACAAGGATAAAGAAACTGGAGACGTCAAG GAAATCCGTGCAGCTCTCACAATAGTGGCTGATGGCTGTTTCTCCAAATTCAGAAAGAGTCTGGTTTCTGGGAAAGCTCGCACGTCTTCTCACTTTGTTGGATGTCTGATGAAG GATTGTCCCCAGTTTAAATCCAACCATGCCGAGCTGGTGCTGGCCAATCCAAGCCCCGTGCTCATCTATCAGATCTCCTCCTCACACACCAGAGTGCTTGTGGACATCAGGGGGGAGATGCCACGCAACCTCTTAGAGTACATGGCAGAGAAAATACACCCGCAGCTGCCAG AGCATTTAAAGGAGCCTTTCATGGTGGCGCTACAGAACGATCGACTCAGGTCCATGCCTGCCAGcttcctccccccctcccctgtCAACAAGCCAG GCGTGCTTCTCCTGGGCGATGCTTACAACATGAGGCACCCTCTGACGGGAGGAGGGATGAGCGTTGCGCTCAACGACGTTCGCATCTGGAGGAGTCTGCTCAACAACATCCCGGATCTGTACGACGACGGCGCCATGCTGCAG GCAAAGAAAAAATTCCACTGGGAACGCAAGTCATCACATTCTTTTGTGGTGAATGTGTTGGCCCAGGCCCTGTATGAGCTGTTTGCAGCCACCGACA ATTCTCTGCATGAGCTGAGAAAAGCCTGCTTCCAGTACTTCAAGCTTGGTGGACAGTGCATCGCTGGGCCCATTGGACTCCTCTCAGT GTTGACGCCCAAACCAATGACCCTTATTGGACACTTTTTCGCCGTGGCGGTGTACGCGATCTACTTCAACTTCAAGTCCGAGTCCTGGAGCACCAAACCCCGAGCTTTATTCAAAAGCGGAGCCATCCTCTACCGAGCCTGCACGGTCATGTTTCCCCTCATCTACTCTGAGTTCAAGTACCTGGTGTACTGA